In Phalacrocorax aristotelis chromosome 11, bGulAri2.1, whole genome shotgun sequence, the DNA window GTGTTTACTGTGTTTTCAGGTCAATACTGCAGGTGGTAACACTTGAGCTTGAAGGTAGCTCCCTTATCTCCCTCCATTCATGGTTTGAAGGTAGCATTTCTTACCTCAATTCATGattgtttttttgcttttgacatCTTGCCTGTGGTCATCAAACCACAGGACTATGCCCacattgcatttaattttcagtagaGCTGTTGAGGAGGTTGATTCTGCACCAGGATATCCCAATGAGTCGAAACTTCCTTTCACAATGTCTGGGACACTTGCATTAGTTTTTATGGTTGTGTGAAATATGATTTCTGGGGTGCCAAGTAGCCAGTAAGCTTGGGGAGCTGTCATGTTTCTGATAATGCTAGGAAATTTTAACCCAAAAGTCAGTCATTATTTGAAGCATCTACCCTGGGCAGGAGAAGAGATagacctttattttcttctccaaagcTCTTTCTAAAGCAGGAAATGCCCACACTTTCTTCAGGCTTAATCTCAATGCTCTTCACAGCACATATATGTTGAGCTAGTAAtcttagctgctgctgctcctctttgCATCTTGTTTATTCCATGCTGTTATAACTAGCTCTGGGATCTGAAGTTTATCTCTGATCCTACCTGACCTTACTTTTTTAGAAGATTATTCACAGACATCCCCAATGTTTGTCGTGTCATGAGTGGAGCCCTTGGGCTAGATCCCATCTCCAGGAGGGAGCCATGGCAGAGCCTGCACAACTCAGAGCTCCTCCTGGTTAATTTCTGCCAcccagggaaaggagaaggtgTCTGCGCgatttacagaaaacagatgCTCAGGCATTAGTGATAGGAATGGGCTTTGCTGACTGAGGAGGTGGTGAGCAAAGGGCAGCTTTGATGCAAGCAAGCATCAAACGGCACAGAACTGTGAGCCTATGGAAGTGTCTAACAGCTTGTGAACAGTTAGCAGGCTTCATACTCTCACCTCTCTGTGTCTTGCATTACCACCATGCCAAAATATATGCTCCTTATGCAATACGTGGGTCTTCTGACATTTCCTGAGCTGGCTTGTTTTCctcagtgaaaagaaataacacaCAAAGTAGTTCTGTGATAGAGTGTTTCCTAAAAGGATGTAACTTGGGAAACAGTGTAGCTATTAATTTTCCTTAGATAAGCTGGTATCAAAGTACCTAGTTTTGAAACTTGGCACTTCTCTGCTGCATCCTTAAAAGCTTGCTCAACAGTGCCCATGCCAGAAGGTTGATGCCATAGTAGTTTGGGGGGATTAAGTTGTATAGTGAAGATAAATACTTGTTGCAGGTGAGGAGGTCAGAAAAAGCGTCTCAAAGATAAGGCTGTTTGGCAAAGCTCTCTCGTCCCAGAGCTCTCCATGTCCTCCCTGACTCTACCGTGCTGTGCCTCATGAAGTCCTGGCACTGTAGCTGGCAGCCCTGGCAAAGCTCGGGGGGAGGAAACCTATCCTGTCTTGCCCTTGCTTTCCAGCactgtgcaggagcaggcaggcgGTGTGAGGAgacagggaagagcagggctgcaATTTCCCCTTGGCTTAGGCTGCCACGGGTGGTGCACCTCTCTTCATCCCTCCGGTGCGCTGGGAGCTTTAGCACTGCATTTTGTGGGCAGCCTCCccctgcttttcaaaaatctcCCATGAGAAACGGTAGCTGCACTGAGGGAAAGCTGAGGATAAACTTCTCTCTTTGTACAAGATTGGGCTGCCTTCACAGCGTATTTTGCCCTggttattcctttttttcccctgaggcTTTTACTCAGCCAGAAGTACTGAAGTTGGGTGGATTAGCTGCATCTGCCTGTGACCCATGTGGTAAAACTTACCTATTTTCAGCTGCAGACTTACAAGCCAGAAGTCAGCCCGTGGGGCTTACGTGGGATGCTAGTCATCCTAGCACATCTGGGAGAgggggtgttttggttttgggaagGAGGCCATAACTCACAGCAAGACCCTTGTTTGTGAGCAGGCCCTGGGACGTCAGCTTCAGGGACAGGTCTCCTGtagccagctctgcctgggaagGTGGAAATTCAATGTGTGTTAACAGGCTCCTGGCAGCCACCTCTTACTCCCTGGGGCTGAGCTATGGGGGCTTTGTGCTGGCAGCCGCCTTCCCCTTCAAGGGGCTTTGCTTCACAGCAAAGAGGTCCTTCCCCTTGCCGAGGAATGTCCCTGGTCCTGAAGTGCCTGCTCTCCTCACCTTGAAAACAAGGAGgtaattgtttttttccatctgctgtCTCTTACCCACTGGCCTCCCCTGGGCACAGGCAGCCTGTGCCTCTGCCTCCATAGAGATGGAGAGAGCAGCCTTGTGCAGGCCAGTGGCCAGACCTGGTGTGAAATGACCTGCCAGCTGGCAATCTAGAAACACCATTAAAATACAGGGGGGCTGGAAAGAGCAGAAGGCCAATGAGGAATCATTCAGTCGTGGGGAAGAGCAGAGGTGAATTGCCTCCTTGCCTACCCACGCTCTGCAAGGTGCGGTGCCTGGCCTCCACTGCAGCGAGGGGAAAATCCAAAGGCAAAGGGCAGCACCCTTGTTCCTGTAAAAGCGTACTGGAATAGCTCAAAGGGCACAGGAGCATCATGGTCATGGAGCCAGCAAGGACTGCGGTCTGCCCTTAGCTCTGTAATGCCTGCAGACCCCCTGGACTGCTCTATGCCTTGGAAAATACTGAAGGCTGGAATTGCTCCCACCCCCAAAAGGAAAAGGCTAAAAATGTGGGTAATGAAAATGCATCTGTTGGAGCAATCTTGGGAGTACCTGCCAGGTATAGCCAGTGGTTTGGCACTTTGCTCCAGTGACCTGAGAAACCTAGAGAGACAGCTTTTCTAGGAAAGCGAGTTCAAGGCAATCACGCTGTTTGTGACGTGGGTCTTGTCctgttttaagcattttttagCAGGCTGGACATCCCAGAAATAGAGGATGTTGTAAGTTCTGTGAAAAAAGGCACCTGCGTTGAGGAGAGATTAGTTCTCCAGTGTGGGAAAAGCTTCGTCAAAGCACACCCTTCCTCTGAAATCCTGAGTGGAGGTAAGaggcagccccagagctggTGAAGCCTCCGGGGCTTCTCTGGTTACGGGGTGACTTCTTGTTTCTTCCAGACTCCCATTGCACAGCAGAGAGCTTGGAGGGACTCAGCTGTGCCTGGGGTGTGAGTGTCTTCTAGGTATGAACCTAGGTTAGCAGCTGCTAAAATACTGGTGCCCTCAAGTGTACCCTGAGCATGGAGATGACAAGCTGTTAGACTGGATTTCTTGGGATGACTCTGTGAACTGGTTCATGTGATCACAGCTCAGTTTGTCCATGAAAGGTGTTTGGGATTCTCTGGTCTTCATCTCTTCTGTGCAGGTGGTGCTTTTTAACCATCAATTGTCAGTGGAGCTGCTGAGGGTGCAGGACAATTTCTTTTCAATTCTCTAGGCCAATTCTCCTGGGCAGATTTTGGCTAGAGATGTAGCCTGTTTTCAGTGATATTTCTGTAAATACCCTGGAAGAGCTTATGTTTACACCACTATAAAAAGTGTCTTGCAGATAAAGCTTATTTTGGTCACTGAATTGTTGTAGGTTCTACTGATAAAACCTGCTTTCACTGCTACAGATTGCATGTATGCTAGGTTTGCTGAGATCGCTATCCTGAAGCTCCTCTAGTGTAGATTACACTCAAATTACGGAGAAATCTCATTGGGATGTTAATAAAATGCCTGGAAGATCAAACCCCTGTGTCCTCTTCACAGGTATCATAGTTTTCTGAGATAAAGACTTTTTATAACTCTCCTGATAGATTTCCAAGCTGTTGTTCAAACCCAGCCAGCAAGGTGCTTTCTAGCAATCTCCTCTGGTTCACCCAAAGGTCTCTGTCCCCTGCGGTGCCATGGAGTTCATTCTGCCCTGTTTCCCTCATATCTTTCTTTAAAGACCAAAAGATCCTTTAAAGCACCTTTAAACCAGTCTCTCCCAGGAGGCTATAGAAAGCCATGAGTTTGTGGACAGGCGTTTCCTCTGACTGAAGGTATTTTCTGAAGAGGAGCTGGTTTCTCACTACCCCTCACTTTCATTGCAAAGTGTCccattaaaaccagaaaagccaGGCACCAATGGTCTCAtggcagtgtctcagctgtgtGACTCCAGATGGGGCCATCCCCAAGGCTTTGGGAGGGCAGGAAGCCTTTGGAGGTAAAGTGTGAGTGCAATTGCCAGCCAAGTATCATAGATGCCCCGAGGTGAAACGATGAGGCTTTTTCCTGGGCTAGAGCGTGGCCACCAGCAGGGATATCAGGTGGGGCCTGGGTCATGGCTGGGCCAGGGGGTGCATCCCCCATTCCAATCAGCACAGTCCATGACTTGAGCTGTTGCTTTGCCCAGCCTGGCAGTCAGGATTTGTAGTGCCTGAGAGCAGTCCCCCTCTATTGCACACCCTCTGCTGCTCCCGACAAGGCTGCTGTAACACCACGGGTAGGAAGAGTTTGTCCTCTTCCACACCAGCCCTGGCTTCCTGAGGGCCCAGGAGGCTCTGGTGTGGTgtgggaggcagctgggagtGTGCTATGGCTGGGAGGAGGGTGGAGGAATGTGGAGGCCCTTTCCAAGTGCCTTGGCCCATCAGGAACTTGGCCTGAATGttcttctccctcctgcctctcctaTCTGAGCAATTCCCTGGGGGCTGTGGGCAGAGAAGACCTCTCCCAGCACCTGGCATGATAATTCTCAGAGAGTTTGCATGGattatttgctgctgtttcagaTCAGTTGTGCTAGGCAGGCACAAGAGGCAGGTAGGGGATGCCAGAAAGTACTAAGCTCTGCTTGCCTGGAGGgctccagggaggcaggaggcatGGGATCTGGTTGAGTCTGGGACAAACCTGTGCCCTTTTTCCCCTGGGCATCACTACCCAGTGCTCTGCATGAGAAGAGGCTCTGCTTGCATGGGGCAGTGGCCAGGCGCTGCTGAGCCAGGGAAGCAGGAGGGTGCTTTGGCCAGGGCACCACCAGGAGTGCTGTGGGTGGAGGTGCCCGGTAGGCAAGAGCTGGCTGCAAAGGCCTTGGTGACAAGCATGTGTTGTTCCCTCTTTGGAAGGAGAAGTTGGGACTTTTTGCATGTTTCTCATGACCATCCAATGAGGTTACAGCCCCCGGCCCAGGTGCAGCTGTGGGTTTGGACGTGCTGGGCATTTATAGTGCCTCTATTGCTTTTGAAGATAAGGGCATGTTAGTATTTTATTGCCTCCTTTCTTCATCTGAGGCAGCATCCAGAGCAagaagagagggggaaggaCTTGTTTCCTTACGACAGGGGATTAGTCATCACAGCCTGGCCCTCCAGCAAGGGGCTGCAAGGTGCTCTGCTCCACCATGCCGTCCTGCGAGGTGAGGGCTTCAGCCTGGGAGCTCAGAGGAAGGAGCCATTCCCCACCCAGCCTTCTTCCCACCCCTCCTCTACTTCCCTGGCTGCCTGTCCCCCTTGCATCCCACTCCTCTCcttggctggggctgtgctccTCTGTGGCTTTCTTGCAGGAAAACCCGGAGCACCTTCAACTTTTCCCACTGAGCTGGTGAGGGGCAAGAGGTGACCCAAGGGGCTGGCTCTGCACCATGCTGGCTGGCGTGGCTCCATCGCTTTGCTCACGCTTGCTGTTGGCTGAGGTGGCTCCCGGGGCAGTCTGGGCTCCTGTCCTctctggccctgggctgggctgcatCCAGCCTGCCCTCGAGGACCCTGCTTATTGATAACGAGGAATGTGGCTATTGCGCGAGGCAGAGATAACCACTGCCACTGCATTTGTGCACTCGCTGTCCTTGCTTCCCTGTCCTCTGCTCCTTCTGGTAAAGAAGGGGAAGATCCTTTTAAACCTGCCTTGCCCTGTAGCCAAGTTTTACATCTTTGGGTGTGTTCAAGTTAAAGGCCAGAAAAGCTGGAGGGGAGAAATCTTCCCCTCCCTGAGCCAACCCGTGCTTAATGCAGGGGCTCCCCCTTGATAGGGCTGGAGGCATGGGGGACTGGGGAAAGGCTCACCCCCTTTTCAGTGTCATGCTTGTCAGCTCCTcttctgctgggctgcagctgaggCTGGCGTGCTTCACCCGTGGAAGGGGAGTCTGGCATTGCACAGGTGAGAGAGAAACCCAAGGGACTGTTGGGGATGTTGGGGCCCCTTGCAGTGCCTCTGCCCTGTGCTTGTCTGTCCAAACCACAGGCGTTTCTGCACCTGAGCTCCTCGCTTTGCCTGCCCTAGCCTGTGCCGGCTGCCCCTCTCCTTCAGGGGGAAGCTGTGCAAAAGCTGACTCTTCTAAAACCAGAAatcttcccttctgctgcttgAATTAAAGTGTTAATAGACCCAGCAGCAATCAAACTCTGATTCAAGCATTTCAAATGCCCCTTTGTTTAATTAGTGGAGCCCCTGCCCGCAGACACAGGCAGTGCTGTCTGGCCCCactgcctggggtgggaggtgaGGGGCGAGGACCCGGTGCCCAGGAATTCCTCCTTTTCAGAGGCACAAACCTCTCGTACCAACTATTTTCTCGCCTCCTCTCTGTGTCAGCTGcccagaaacaaaacatttatggCTGAAGAACTTAAGTGAACTCACAGTATctcctgggggctgcagccaaCAGGCTGAGCCCCTTgcatagaatcatggaatcagaGAATGTCCTGagtgggaagggacccacaaggatcattgagtccaactcctgtccctgcacaggacaaccccaaattcacaccatgtctctgagggcgttgtccgAGTGCTTGTTGAatagtgtcaggcttggtgccgtgatgcctccctggggtgcctgttccagtgccccACCGCTGCATTGCATGCTTGCCATCCTCTGCACCCAAGGCTCTCTTTTACCCAGGGCAGCAATGAGTAATTCAGCCAGCCCAGGGCAGAGGCAGTGCTTTGTCCCTTGGCCATGGATAGGGGATGACTTGCCTTTGCCTTGAAATCTACCCTGGTCCCCTCCAGTGAGCATCACCCCGGGGATGGGTCCCCAGGTGGCCCCTTGCTCAGTGAAAGTGTGACTCACCGTTATCACAAGCAACCCCATGGCAAACATGATTTCACTGGTGCAAGGGTAACGGTAGTGACGTCTGAGTGGGGAACATGGTCCCGTCCTCTCTGGGACCTAATCTAAATTGCTTTATGAGCGGCCAGCAGGTGGATCAAAGCCTCCTGCTCCCTGGGGGGCAGGAAGCCAGGGCAAGGGGGTCCCTGGGCGGCCCTGTGCTGTGGCATGGCAGTGCAGGGGTTATCTGATTTCTGGCAGTGGGACGTCAGAGGGTGCACAGtggttaaaatatatttgttcctCTGTGGGCTGTGGGCTGGGCTGCCTgcacctcctctcctcctgccgTGCCCTGGCACGTGCCCAGCTTCTCCCTGTGCCACTGGCAGCCTGTGTGAGCTATCATGCTGCTGCTACTGTGCAGGGCTGCAACAACACAGTGTGTCCTACTGCTGCTGAAGTGTCATGTGGAGCAGTcttggctcctgcctgcccgtTCCTTGTGGCTTGCCAGTGTCTCACTGGTGACatttttcctcccaaaacagCCCCTGCAAGGACCCCTGGGCTCAGGACCCACCTGCGAGAGCCCTCTGCAGCTGTGTTGGGGTGCTCAGCCTCTGCCATGGCCAGCGTCTGCCTCGGGTGCTCAGGATCATGTTGCCTCCCAGGTGCTGGGACCACAGCATCCTGGGATGGAGATGCGGTAATGCTGGGGCTTTCCCCACTGCCTGGGGACCTTGACATGCCACATGCACACAGGGGCAGTAAATCCCCCTGTGGGCATCCTGGTTGCAGTGATACCTGCACCCTTAGAAGCGAGCAGGTCTGGGGGGGCATTGCCTGCTGTTAGCCCGTGGGGAGCCGTGCTCGCCCCCTTCGCAGTGGTGGCACATGGCAACCTCCCAGTGCAGTGCCCAGGGACAAACCGTGCAGGGGAGTGACACCCCCACCCACAACGCCCCCCCTGATAGTGAACCCACCTGCCTGGGCTCCTGGGTTGCAAAgccatggggtggggggacacaggCCAGAGCAAGGGCTGTGCACGCCCTCTGCACTGTGGACCCACCGGTTGGGCGAGCACGGCCCCCACCACAGTCCAACCTGCCGGGGGAGCTGCCAGGGCCCCTCAGTGCTGGAGGAAACAACAGCCAGGCTAGAAACACAGATTTATTGCGACATCAGTTTGCAACCAGCACTCAACCCCCCCAGCAGTGACTCCGGATCCGTGCAGATGCCCTGAGCCCCTCTGTAATGACTCTACAGCCCGTAGGCTGGTCTCTGGGGGTACAAGCCTACCCACCCCCATCCAGGcaggctgtggggctgtgggCTGGGGTCCCACTGTGCCAGAGGCTGCCTGTgggctggcagcacagaggagggAATAGAAACTGGGTATGAGGTCCTTCACCTCAAGACCCAAGCTGGTAAGCCACCAGCTGGGATCTCCAAGCAGTCACAAGACTCTCAGGATCCCTGGGGAGAGAGTGGGGTCAAACCCCCCAAGCCTGTGAGCGAGAGTGCTGGGCACAGAACATGCCGCCGTGTCCTCTCCTCTTACCGCGCTCCCTTGGTGCCAGCCCAGATGCTTTGGGGAGCCGGGAGATGTGCCAGCCTGGTTCCCACCCACAGCTGCTACACATATCCTGTCAGGTTGTAGGAGTTAATCTCACTCTTGGTCTTCTGTGTCTGGCTGACGGAGGGCCGGGGGCTCTTGCCCGCCAGCAGCCGGGGCTGGTAGGTGCTTGCATAGGTGGCTGTTGGGTCCCGGGTagggcaggaggtgcagaggaTGAAGCCGCCGAcgagggagagaagagaggagatgaTGCCCAGGTAAAGTGCCTCCCCAAGTTCGAACTTCATGCTGTCGGGGAGGACGGGGTTGTGGAAATCCTGCAGCACCACATGGATGTTCCACACCAGAGGGATGAAGGAGAGCAGCCCCCCAAGGATGAAGACTGTGCCACCCACCACAGCCACCCGGTCCTTGGCCGGCGAGCCCTGGTTGAAGACCGTGCACCTCATGCCCACGACGGTGAGGAGGCAGGCGAGGGAGGAGATGGTGCAGGAGCTCACCATCAGGGCTTGGGCCGCCTGGATGTCGGCAGGCAGGTTGAGCAGAGAGCTGTAGATGTCACACTGGGTGATGCCTGTGCTGTATGTGGCGCACTCCATCCACAGCCCCTTGGTGAAGCTCACCGCCGTCACGATGCTGGAGCCGATGTAGGAGCTGGTCttccagctgggcagcagcatggcTATCAATGTGCCGATGTAGCCCAGGAAGGCCACAGCGTagcccagcagctggagccCCATGGAGACCATGGTGGGGGCTGGCTGTCACCTTCCCAGGGCTTACGGCTTCTCACCCAGCTTGCTGGTGGTTCGCTCCTGTGCGTTTACCTTCCCATGGCCGTGCCGGCGACTCTTCTCgctgtgctgcagctccacCCCActcctgggggtgctggttttGTGCGGGCACCAGCGTgtgggtgggagctggggggaggagaggTTACCTGCAAGAGTGGAAAGCAATCTCTCCCCGATTAACGATTGACCCAAGCCTGTGGAGGAGCGCCAAGCGCCCTTTCACCTCTGCTATCTCCCCAGCCTGACttcagaggcagagcagcactgcCCGGGAAGGACGCCAAAGCCCTCCCTTGtgcgggggctgcgggcagggatggagactcagcCACTAGCAGGGGTAACatgcctgctgccttcctggggGTCCCTTTTCTGTGATATCCCAAGCCAAGGAAGCCAAAAACCTATGTCTACGCCATGTTATTTGGGACCTGCCGGAGGTGATTTCAGGTGGTGACCCTGAGACTCTCCCAGCCAAGTAAGGGGGATTGCACCACATCCCCACCTGCAAAAGGCTCACCCAAGGCACCTGCAGCCACCCACCACCCACCCTGAGCTGCCGAGGTTTTGGTGGGACAATGGAATTCACTCACATGAGACTGAACCATGGCTATcagcctttctgtgctgctggggacaaTGATGGAGAGGGAGGCATGTGCCAGTGATGCCTGTATCCCCAGAAGAGCCCAGAGGTCCACAGAGGGCAGAATTATATCAGGGCAAAGCATGCTGGCAGTGCCTTGGGGATGCTTCCCCGGAGTGCCCTGGCCAAGTGGGGTGACCCGTCCCTTGGTGGGGTGCACACACTGGAGCAAAGCTCATGCTCATTGCCATCAGCAGGGTTTTTTCTGCTGGTGCCATCTCCTGCCGGCAGCCCCGGGCACAGGTGGGGGCTTTGGCAGAGGCAGTGGAGTAGGGTGATTTGTTTTCCCCCTG includes these proteins:
- the CLDN2 gene encoding claudin-2, yielding MVSMGLQLLGYAVAFLGYIGTLIAMLLPSWKTSSYIGSSIVTAVSFTKGLWMECATYSTGITQCDIYSSLLNLPADIQAAQALMVSSCTISSLACLLTVVGMRCTVFNQGSPAKDRVAVVGGTVFILGGLLSFIPLVWNIHVVLQDFHNPVLPDSMKFELGEALYLGIISSLLSLVGGFILCTSCPTRDPTATYASTYQPRLLAGKSPRPSVSQTQKTKSEINSYNLTGYV